One region of Tachysurus vachellii isolate PV-2020 chromosome 11, HZAU_Pvac_v1, whole genome shotgun sequence genomic DNA includes:
- the irak1 gene encoding interleukin-1 receptor-associated kinase 1 isoform X1 encodes MSNLTFNSEYIYNLPAAAVHEFNRVMDSLPDFDWQRFASRVICDQTELRLVEQSGRRTETLMHKWGCRNGTVGDLVAILQELELLRPLDMILKWRRVSQPSPVLTSSNSLPPQNLSRSSSPSSSLFTPVKDATRSLPIIESRLQSNPGPPLPDLNRTCPCTLSAVSCKEKKEECPCDSCAAQTPPFTAAMCWPFEEVQRGTDNFSAARQIGEGGFGHVYRASMRNTEFAVKRLKEQDSHMGWSVVKESFRTEVERLSQYRHPNIMDLIGYSVGGGAYCLIYGYMPRGSLEDRLCCENGSALSWSQRVKVVVGSAQAIQYLHSCSPALIHGDVKSSNILLGEHLEPKLGDFGLARLCRCPSRTPGRTSSVAQTSTVRGTLAYLPDEYLKDGQLGMEIDVYSFGVVLLEVLTGRRALETGSKSKNVYLKDLVSDLEDDGRSYSRKKDTRELSGSQAAENIWKNHLDRSLTSEGTSGPRGAKEIAQLACRCLDRRRKKRPPMTEVFKSLQEVHTGLEARHSTVTSRTSPPFPPPPLLSGPKPLRSDNSVDSLAHQFSKLGPQENTFCCSHHHSCPSPYSPATCSEESGRREGSWDSRCSSVRTPCESDDRVVINPVRQHLVEKMALYEEGRILTSDLFSSAGPPNGSMNAHPREPEESDEFASSVA; translated from the exons ATGTCAAATTTGACTTTTAACAGCgaatatatttacaatttaccCGCGGCTGCTGTTCACGAGTTTAACCGTGTTATGGATTCACTCCCGGATTTCGACTGGCAGAGATTtg CTTCCCGAGTAATATGTGACCAGACAGAGCTTCGGCTCGTGGAGCAGAGCGGCAGGCGGACGGAAACACTAATGCACAAGTGGGGGTGCAGGAACGGGACGGTCGGAGATCTCGTAGCTATCCTGCAAGAATTGGAGCTGTTAAGACCTCTGGATATGATTCTTAAAT GGCGGCGTGTTTCACAGCCAAGCCCTGTCTTGACCTCCTCCAACTCCTTGCCACCACAGAACCTCAGCCGCAGCAGCTCACCATCGTCATCGTTATTTACCCCCGTTAAAGATGCCACCCGCTCCCTTCCTATTATAG AGAGCAGGCTGCAATCCAACCCTGGACCTCCGCTCCCTGATCTGAACAGAACCTGTCCCTGTACACTGTCAGCTGTttcatgcaaagaaaagaaagaagag TGTCCTTGCGATAGCTGCGCGGCTCAGACGCCGCCGTTCACGGCAGCCATGTGCTGGCCGTTCGAGGAAGTGCAGCGAGGGACGGATAATTTCTCCGCCGCCAGGCAGATCGGAGAGGGAGGCTTCGGCCATGTGTATCGCGCCTCCATGAGGAACACAGAGTTTGCTGTGAAGAGGCTCAaagag CAGGATTCCCATATGGGTTGGAGCGTGGTGAAGGAAAGTTTTCGGACCGAGGTGGAAAGACTCTCGCA ATATAGACACCCTAACATAATGGACCTGATCGGTTACAGTGTAGGAGGTGGTGCCTACTGCCTTATCTACGGGTACATGCCCAGAGGTTCTCTGGAGGACCGGTTGTGCTGTGAG AATGGTTCTGCCCTCTCCTGGTCACAGCGTGTAAAGGTGGTGGTGGGTTCAGCACAAGCTATTCAGTACCTTCATTCCTGCTCTCCGGCGCTCATCCACGGAGACGTCAAAAG CTCCAACATTCTCTTAGGGGAACATCTGGAGCCGAAGCTGGGGGACTTCGGTCTGGCACGGTTGTGTCGTTGCCCCAGCAGAACCCCAGGGAGGACGAGCAGCGTGGCTCAGACCTCTACGGTGCGCGGCACCCTGGCGTACCTCCCCGACGAGTACCTGAAAGACGGCCAGCTGGGCATGGAGATCGACGTTTACAGCTTCGGAGTG GTGTTGCTGGAGGTGCTGACGGGCCGAAGAGCTTTAGAAACCGGCAGCAAGTCGAAGAACGTTTACTTG AAAGACCTGGTGTCCGACCTGGAGGACGACGGGAGAAGTTACAGCAGAAAGAAGGACACTCGAGAGCTTTCTGGTTCACAGGCAGCAGAGAACATCTGGAAGAACCATCTGGATCGTAGCCTGACGTCGGAAGGAACGTCTGGCCCGCGTGGGGCAAAAGAAATCGCTCAGCTGGCGTGTCGCTGCTTAGACCGCCGGAGAAAGAAACGGCCTCCGATGACCGAG GTCTTCAAATCTCTCCAGGAAGTGCATACAGGCTTGGAGGCACGGCACAGTACCGTCACAAGCAGGACgtctcctccttttcctcctcctcctcttctgtcTGGCCCGAAGCCTCTACGCTCGGATAACTCCGTGGACTCTCTCGCGCATCAGTTCTCAAAGCTCGGCCCTCAGGAGAACACTTTCTGCTGCTCGCACCACCACAGCTGCCCGAGTCCTTATTCCCCAGCGACTTGCTCAGAGGAGTCGGGAAGGAGAGAAGGATCATGGGACAGTCGCTGTTCCTCCGTTCGTACGCCGTGCGAATCAG ATGACAGAGTTGTTATTAATCCTGTCAGACAGCACTTAGTTGAGAAAATGGCACTTTACGAGGAAGGTCGAATCCTGACTTCAGACCTCTTCTCTTCTGCCGGGCCTCCAA ACGGATCGATGAACGCACACCCGCGGGAACCAGAGGAGAGCGACGAGTTTGCTAGCAGTGTAGCCTAG
- the irak1 gene encoding interleukin-1 receptor-associated kinase 1 isoform X3, whose translation MSNLTFNSEYIYNLPAAAVHEFNRVMDSLPDFDWQRFASRVICDQTELRLVEQSGRRTETLMHKWGCRNGTVGDLVAILQELELLRPLDMILKWRRVSQPSPVLTSSNSLPPQNLSRSSSPSSSLFTPVKDATRSLPIIESRLQSNPGPPLPDLNRTCPCTLSAVSCKEKKEECPCDSCAAQTPPFTAAMCWPFEEVQRGTDNFSAARQIGEGGFGHVYRASMRNTEFAVKRLKEQDSHMGWSVVKESFRTEVERLSQYRHPNIMDLIGYSVGGGAYCLIYGYMPRGSLEDRLCCENGSALSWSQRVKVVVGSAQAIQYLHSCSPALIHGDVKSSNILLGEHLEPKLGDFGLARLCRCPSRTPGRTSSVAQTSTVRGTLAYLPDEYLKDGQLGMEIDVYSFGVVLLEVLTGRRALETGSKSKNVYLKDLVSDLEDDGRSYSRKKDTRELSGSQAAENIWKNHLDRSLTSEGTSGPRGAKEIAQLACRCLDRRRKKRPPMTEVFKSLQEVHTGLEARHSTVTSRTSPPFPPPPLLSGPKPLRSDNSVDSLAHQFSKLGPQENTFCCSHHHSCPSPYSPATCSEESGRREGSWDSRCSSVRTPCESDGSMNAHPREPEESDEFASSVA comes from the exons ATGTCAAATTTGACTTTTAACAGCgaatatatttacaatttaccCGCGGCTGCTGTTCACGAGTTTAACCGTGTTATGGATTCACTCCCGGATTTCGACTGGCAGAGATTtg CTTCCCGAGTAATATGTGACCAGACAGAGCTTCGGCTCGTGGAGCAGAGCGGCAGGCGGACGGAAACACTAATGCACAAGTGGGGGTGCAGGAACGGGACGGTCGGAGATCTCGTAGCTATCCTGCAAGAATTGGAGCTGTTAAGACCTCTGGATATGATTCTTAAAT GGCGGCGTGTTTCACAGCCAAGCCCTGTCTTGACCTCCTCCAACTCCTTGCCACCACAGAACCTCAGCCGCAGCAGCTCACCATCGTCATCGTTATTTACCCCCGTTAAAGATGCCACCCGCTCCCTTCCTATTATAG AGAGCAGGCTGCAATCCAACCCTGGACCTCCGCTCCCTGATCTGAACAGAACCTGTCCCTGTACACTGTCAGCTGTttcatgcaaagaaaagaaagaagag TGTCCTTGCGATAGCTGCGCGGCTCAGACGCCGCCGTTCACGGCAGCCATGTGCTGGCCGTTCGAGGAAGTGCAGCGAGGGACGGATAATTTCTCCGCCGCCAGGCAGATCGGAGAGGGAGGCTTCGGCCATGTGTATCGCGCCTCCATGAGGAACACAGAGTTTGCTGTGAAGAGGCTCAaagag CAGGATTCCCATATGGGTTGGAGCGTGGTGAAGGAAAGTTTTCGGACCGAGGTGGAAAGACTCTCGCA ATATAGACACCCTAACATAATGGACCTGATCGGTTACAGTGTAGGAGGTGGTGCCTACTGCCTTATCTACGGGTACATGCCCAGAGGTTCTCTGGAGGACCGGTTGTGCTGTGAG AATGGTTCTGCCCTCTCCTGGTCACAGCGTGTAAAGGTGGTGGTGGGTTCAGCACAAGCTATTCAGTACCTTCATTCCTGCTCTCCGGCGCTCATCCACGGAGACGTCAAAAG CTCCAACATTCTCTTAGGGGAACATCTGGAGCCGAAGCTGGGGGACTTCGGTCTGGCACGGTTGTGTCGTTGCCCCAGCAGAACCCCAGGGAGGACGAGCAGCGTGGCTCAGACCTCTACGGTGCGCGGCACCCTGGCGTACCTCCCCGACGAGTACCTGAAAGACGGCCAGCTGGGCATGGAGATCGACGTTTACAGCTTCGGAGTG GTGTTGCTGGAGGTGCTGACGGGCCGAAGAGCTTTAGAAACCGGCAGCAAGTCGAAGAACGTTTACTTG AAAGACCTGGTGTCCGACCTGGAGGACGACGGGAGAAGTTACAGCAGAAAGAAGGACACTCGAGAGCTTTCTGGTTCACAGGCAGCAGAGAACATCTGGAAGAACCATCTGGATCGTAGCCTGACGTCGGAAGGAACGTCTGGCCCGCGTGGGGCAAAAGAAATCGCTCAGCTGGCGTGTCGCTGCTTAGACCGCCGGAGAAAGAAACGGCCTCCGATGACCGAG GTCTTCAAATCTCTCCAGGAAGTGCATACAGGCTTGGAGGCACGGCACAGTACCGTCACAAGCAGGACgtctcctccttttcctcctcctcctcttctgtcTGGCCCGAAGCCTCTACGCTCGGATAACTCCGTGGACTCTCTCGCGCATCAGTTCTCAAAGCTCGGCCCTCAGGAGAACACTTTCTGCTGCTCGCACCACCACAGCTGCCCGAGTCCTTATTCCCCAGCGACTTGCTCAGAGGAGTCGGGAAGGAGAGAAGGATCATGGGACAGTCGCTGTTCCTCCGTTCGTACGCCGTGCGAATCAG ACGGATCGATGAACGCACACCCGCGGGAACCAGAGGAGAGCGACGAGTTTGCTAGCAGTGTAGCCTAG
- the irak1 gene encoding interleukin-1 receptor-associated kinase 1 isoform X2: MSNLTFNSEYIYNLPAAAVHEFNRVMDSLPDFDWQRFASRVICDQTELRLVEQSGRRTETLMHKWGCRNGTVGDLVAILQELELLRPLDMILKWRRVSQPSPVLTSSNSLPPQNLSRSSSPSSSLFTPVKDATRSLPIIESRLQSNPGPPLPDLNRTCPCTLSAVSCKEKKEECPCDSCAAQTPPFTAAMCWPFEEVQRGTDNFSAARQIGEGGFGHVYRASMRNTEFAVKRLKEDSHMGWSVVKESFRTEVERLSQYRHPNIMDLIGYSVGGGAYCLIYGYMPRGSLEDRLCCENGSALSWSQRVKVVVGSAQAIQYLHSCSPALIHGDVKSSNILLGEHLEPKLGDFGLARLCRCPSRTPGRTSSVAQTSTVRGTLAYLPDEYLKDGQLGMEIDVYSFGVVLLEVLTGRRALETGSKSKNVYLKDLVSDLEDDGRSYSRKKDTRELSGSQAAENIWKNHLDRSLTSEGTSGPRGAKEIAQLACRCLDRRRKKRPPMTEVFKSLQEVHTGLEARHSTVTSRTSPPFPPPPLLSGPKPLRSDNSVDSLAHQFSKLGPQENTFCCSHHHSCPSPYSPATCSEESGRREGSWDSRCSSVRTPCESDDRVVINPVRQHLVEKMALYEEGRILTSDLFSSAGPPNGSMNAHPREPEESDEFASSVA, encoded by the exons ATGTCAAATTTGACTTTTAACAGCgaatatatttacaatttaccCGCGGCTGCTGTTCACGAGTTTAACCGTGTTATGGATTCACTCCCGGATTTCGACTGGCAGAGATTtg CTTCCCGAGTAATATGTGACCAGACAGAGCTTCGGCTCGTGGAGCAGAGCGGCAGGCGGACGGAAACACTAATGCACAAGTGGGGGTGCAGGAACGGGACGGTCGGAGATCTCGTAGCTATCCTGCAAGAATTGGAGCTGTTAAGACCTCTGGATATGATTCTTAAAT GGCGGCGTGTTTCACAGCCAAGCCCTGTCTTGACCTCCTCCAACTCCTTGCCACCACAGAACCTCAGCCGCAGCAGCTCACCATCGTCATCGTTATTTACCCCCGTTAAAGATGCCACCCGCTCCCTTCCTATTATAG AGAGCAGGCTGCAATCCAACCCTGGACCTCCGCTCCCTGATCTGAACAGAACCTGTCCCTGTACACTGTCAGCTGTttcatgcaaagaaaagaaagaagag TGTCCTTGCGATAGCTGCGCGGCTCAGACGCCGCCGTTCACGGCAGCCATGTGCTGGCCGTTCGAGGAAGTGCAGCGAGGGACGGATAATTTCTCCGCCGCCAGGCAGATCGGAGAGGGAGGCTTCGGCCATGTGTATCGCGCCTCCATGAGGAACACAGAGTTTGCTGTGAAGAGGCTCAaagag GATTCCCATATGGGTTGGAGCGTGGTGAAGGAAAGTTTTCGGACCGAGGTGGAAAGACTCTCGCA ATATAGACACCCTAACATAATGGACCTGATCGGTTACAGTGTAGGAGGTGGTGCCTACTGCCTTATCTACGGGTACATGCCCAGAGGTTCTCTGGAGGACCGGTTGTGCTGTGAG AATGGTTCTGCCCTCTCCTGGTCACAGCGTGTAAAGGTGGTGGTGGGTTCAGCACAAGCTATTCAGTACCTTCATTCCTGCTCTCCGGCGCTCATCCACGGAGACGTCAAAAG CTCCAACATTCTCTTAGGGGAACATCTGGAGCCGAAGCTGGGGGACTTCGGTCTGGCACGGTTGTGTCGTTGCCCCAGCAGAACCCCAGGGAGGACGAGCAGCGTGGCTCAGACCTCTACGGTGCGCGGCACCCTGGCGTACCTCCCCGACGAGTACCTGAAAGACGGCCAGCTGGGCATGGAGATCGACGTTTACAGCTTCGGAGTG GTGTTGCTGGAGGTGCTGACGGGCCGAAGAGCTTTAGAAACCGGCAGCAAGTCGAAGAACGTTTACTTG AAAGACCTGGTGTCCGACCTGGAGGACGACGGGAGAAGTTACAGCAGAAAGAAGGACACTCGAGAGCTTTCTGGTTCACAGGCAGCAGAGAACATCTGGAAGAACCATCTGGATCGTAGCCTGACGTCGGAAGGAACGTCTGGCCCGCGTGGGGCAAAAGAAATCGCTCAGCTGGCGTGTCGCTGCTTAGACCGCCGGAGAAAGAAACGGCCTCCGATGACCGAG GTCTTCAAATCTCTCCAGGAAGTGCATACAGGCTTGGAGGCACGGCACAGTACCGTCACAAGCAGGACgtctcctccttttcctcctcctcctcttctgtcTGGCCCGAAGCCTCTACGCTCGGATAACTCCGTGGACTCTCTCGCGCATCAGTTCTCAAAGCTCGGCCCTCAGGAGAACACTTTCTGCTGCTCGCACCACCACAGCTGCCCGAGTCCTTATTCCCCAGCGACTTGCTCAGAGGAGTCGGGAAGGAGAGAAGGATCATGGGACAGTCGCTGTTCCTCCGTTCGTACGCCGTGCGAATCAG ATGACAGAGTTGTTATTAATCCTGTCAGACAGCACTTAGTTGAGAAAATGGCACTTTACGAGGAAGGTCGAATCCTGACTTCAGACCTCTTCTCTTCTGCCGGGCCTCCAA ACGGATCGATGAACGCACACCCGCGGGAACCAGAGGAGAGCGACGAGTTTGCTAGCAGTGTAGCCTAG
- the mecp2 gene encoding methyl-CpG-binding protein 2, with protein sequence MAAAESGEERLGDGKGEDQEGSKEATQKQKKSKKEQEHDVERVEPAVAEGGDGQRVEAGQSEPSAPESAAALGAPEASSSAKQRRSIIRDRGPLYDDPSLPQGWTRKLKQRKSGRSAGKFDVYLINPEGKAFRSKVELMAYFQKVGDTTTDPNDFDFTVTGRGSPSRREKRPPKKPKVAKPTGRGRGRPKGSGKVRQATEGVAVKRVVEKSPGKLLVKMPFVAPKVEAGSPSGQVPIVKQRPGRKRKAEKEQPSMPKKRGRKPAAASQSVAGGTGSSAAYAAAAIASSEAKKKAQKEMAAKPVQEKALPIKKRKTRETMEEAEGSTTTTPEAPSSIAKRPASQTAPSSGTESETGQKLHKHSSRKHKEATDSGNGSSSGPKVHKKRDQREQQLKHLHHHHHHHHHQHHLPLMEPSIFTPQAHQLSLGHSMHGGPPVENEPQDLSTSRSRQEPLACREEARTDSHVVRDTSGKMAATELRTQQQQQQQQHGTVTGDGKELRDIVPPSAVPRPSREETVESRTPVSERVS encoded by the exons atggccgCCGCAGAGAGCGGAGAGGAGAGACT aGGTGATGGAAAGGGGGAGGATCAGGAGGGTTCTAAAGAAGCAACtcaaaaacagaagaaaagcaaaaaagagCAGGAACACGATGTGGAGAGAGTCGAGCCTGCCGTCGCGGAGGGGGGTGACGGACAGCGGGTGGAGGCGGGCCAATCCGAGCCTTCGGCCCCTGAATCTGCTGCAGCCCTCGGCGCTCCTGAAGCTTCTTCCTCGGCCAAGCAGCGGCGGTCCATCATCCGAGACCGCGGGCCTTTGTACGACGACCCCTCACTGCCTCAGGGCTGGACGCGCAAACTCAAACAGCGCAAGTCGGGACGATCCGCCGGCAAATTCGACGTCTACCTGATCAA cCCAGAAGGGAAAGCCTTCCGTTCCAAAGTGGAGCTCATGGCATACTTCCAAAAGGTGGGCGACACCACCACAGACCCAAATGACTTTGACTTTACGGTCACGGGCCGTGGGAGCCCATCGcgcagggagaaaagaccgcCGAAGAAACCCAAAGTGGCCAAGCCGACCGGTCGAGGGAGGGGCCGGCCGAAGGGCAGTGGTAAAGTACGGCAGGCCACAGAGGGTGTAGCGGTGAAACGTGTGGTAGAAAAGAGTCCGGGCAAACTCCTTGTCAAGATGCCATTCGTGGCTCCGAAAGTGGAGGCGGGATCACCCTCAGGGCAAGTCCCCATTGTCAAACAGCGCCCAGGACGCAAGAGGAAAGCGGAGAAAGAGCAGCCAAGCATGCCAAAGAAACGCGGCAGGAAGCCAGCCGCTGCTTCTCAGTCTGTGGCAGGAGGGACGGGCTCAAGTGCAGCTTACGCTGCTGCAGCTATCGCGTCATCGGAGGCCAAGAAGAAAGCGCAAAAGGAAATGGCAGCCAAGCCTGTGCAAGAAAAGGCGCTTCCCATCAAGAAGCGCAAGACACGGGAAACTATGGAGGAGGCAGAAGGGTCCACAACGACCACACCCGAGGCACCGAGCAGCATAGCAAAACGACCTGCAAGTCAAACGGCGCCCTCTTCTGGAACGGAgtcagaaacaggacagaagcTTCACAAGCACTCAAGCCGTAAGCATAAGGAAGCAACGGATTCAGGAAACGGCAGCAGCAGTGGACCAAAGGTCCACAAAAAGAGAGATCAGCGTGAGCAACAACTGAAACacctccaccatcaccatcatcaccaccatcaccaacaccacCTGCCCCTGATGGAGCCGTCCATCTTCACCCCGCAGGCTCACCAGCTTTCCCTCGGCCACTCCATGCACGGAGGACCCCCAGTGGAGAACGAGCCCCAGGACTTGAGCACTTCCAGGTCGAGACAGGAGCCGCTAGCCTGCAGGGAGGAAGCCCGGACCGACAGCCACGTGGTTAGAGACACTTCAGGCAAGATGGCAGCAACAGAGTTGCGAacccaacagcagcagcagcagcagcagcatggcACTGTGACGGGGGATGGAAAGGAACTGAGAGACATTGTTCCTCCTTCTGCCGTTCCCAGGCCGAGTCGAGAAGAAACAGTCGAGTCCAGGACGCCTGTGAGCGAACGCGTGAGCTGA